One Amaranthus tricolor cultivar Red isolate AtriRed21 chromosome 10, ASM2621246v1, whole genome shotgun sequence genomic window carries:
- the LOC130824840 gene encoding uncharacterized protein LOC130824840 — protein sequence MPPLSRKRLSRNDANRTLRNLVKALSSKSAPRERSISELASEMIGEADYWWANNRPGLIEQAEGDFGWDLFKRAMREKFYPLHVRKDKSNEFVRLEMGSMTVDEYYHKFMEYVKYSPDDVPTEEKKMQRFELGLSFDIQKHIEKVSGQALENMSGFYQKKARSFGNFQGGGSNSNSGIRNDVKPAKPLLDRDGNERKYFCKRCKKNHPAKDCEGNLIECNFCHKRGHREFECYIKKGGRSQQPGGQHRQKNSNNAGSQVSRQYGNGNRGNAGQRFQRPF from the exons ATGCCTCCTTTGTCAAGAAAGAGACTGTCTAGAAATGATGCTAACCGTACGCtaagaaatctggtgaaagcATTATCAAGTAAAAGCGCACCACGAGAGAGGTCTATATCAGAATTAGCATCTGAAATGA TTGGAGAAGCCGATTACTGGTGGGCAAACAATAGACCGGGGTTAATAGAGCAAGCTGAGGGAGACTTTGGTTGGGATTTGTTCAAAAGGGCTATGCGAGAGAAATTTTATCCGCTGCATGTTAGAAAGGATAAATCGAACGAGTTTGTGCGATTGGAAATGGGTAGTATGACGGTGGATgaatattatcacaaatttatggaatatGTCAAGTATAGTCCTGATGATGTACccactgaggagaaaaagatgcaacgttTCGAGCTAGGTTTATCTTTTgatattcaaaaacatattgaga aagtttCTGGCCAGGCATTGGAGAATATGTCGGGCTTTTATCAGAAGAAAGCAAGGAGTTTTGGAAATTTTCAGGGAGGCGGGTCTAATTCGAATTCAGGAATTAGGAACGACGTGAAGCCTGCTAAGCCATTATTGGACCGAGATGGCAATGAGAGGAAGTATTTTTGTAAGAGGTGCAAGAAAAATCATCCGGCAAAAGATTGTGAAGGAAATCTGATCGAATGtaacttttgccacaaaaggggGCATAGAGAGTTTGAATGCTACATAAAAAAAGGAGGTAGAAGTCAACAGCCGGGTGGGCAGCACCGGCAAAAGAATTCAAACAACGCCGGCAGTCAAGTCAGCCGACAGTacgggaatggaaatcgtggCAATGCGGGTCAGAGGTTTCAGCGACCTTTTTAA